AAATGCTGAGTTGAAACCACATCATGACTGAACGGAAAATGTGGCGACTGCGGTTGTTATTGATTTGGCTGATAATGCTTACCTGCCGTAATCGGCGGATGGGAAACCATATCACCAGCATACATATAGGCAGGAGTGCGACATATATCCGGAATTGTACAGAGTAAATTGCAGCCAGTGAAAATTTGGGTAAGTCATGCATCGGTATGTATGTCTCGGCAATATTTATGGCTACTTCCGTCAGCATCAATGACAGAAGGAAAGCGATGGACATCATCCAAAATACCTCGGCGAAAAGAAGTAGAAACAGTCCTTTTATCTCCGAACCCATACATTTACGCAACGCCACTTCACGCTGGCGGTTGTAGAACATCTGGATTATGAATTTGAGGAAGTTTATCAGGCCTGAAATCAAGATAAGCGAAGCAACAAACAGTATAGCCAATTTTGCCTTCTCCCAAGCTTTATCTTGCCGCATAGTAAAGTATGCGCAAGGATGCACCGTATGCTCGTCCCGTTGCCACGCTACCGACTGCAAATTTTTGTTCAGGGTTTCTATATCTGTCTCAGGAGATAAATAGCCTTCTACACTTAATGCTTCATTAGATAAGATTTCATAAGAGAAGTAACAATCTGCTTCCCGAATGCGCAAGTCATTGTCTTTTACTACATTCACCACCCTGAAGTCTTGTATCGGGTTCTCTGATATGATTTTAGGATTAGAGAGATGTATGACTGATCCGATGGGATTTCTGTTACCATAGGCTTTGCGTACAAATTGTTGTGACAGGACCACTTCATCCGGTGCCTCGGGTAAACGGTTACCATACAATAATTTCCTGCCATTGTATGCGAAGTAATTGGCATTGATTCCTTTATAGCGTATCAGGAAAGGCAAATTGCGTTGTTCGTCATCAATGACTTCTATCTCTGTAGAGTTGCCATAAGAGTGGATAGTAACACATTCCAAACCATTGACTGTTTGTTCTTCCATCCGCTTCACTTCATGACTGCGAAAAAAGGGACTTTCGCTTTGGCTGACTTCTATCCTTAGCCGTCGTTCACAGTTGGGCAAATCGGCGAGCTTTTCCTGTTGCTGAACAAAAAAACATACCAAAGCGTAGCATACGATTCCCACCGCCAGGCAAATGGCGGAAATCAGACTGTGAGTTTTATACTTCAACAGGTTTCGGAGCGATATCTTCAAATAATGTAGTATCATTGTTTCACTTGCTATTCGTTTTTAATGATTTCTGCCGGATTGCTCCTTGCTATCCGCAAGATACGGAAAAGTATTGTAAAACCTGTAATAAAAGTAACAATCAAGAATATACAGAGCCAGAAAAGCAAACCGCAATCAAAGAATACTGTGTACATTTGTTTCCACAACATCAACACAACATATACAAGAGGAAATGCAATGATGGCACTACACAATAACAGAATGATATAAAGGTGGGCAAACAATAGGATAATCTGCGGAACATCCGCCCCATTTACTTTACGGATAGCAACTTCTTTCTGACGTCGTTCTGTATCAAGCGTGATGCTGGAGTATACACCTAATAGTGTGATAATGATGCTGATAACAGCAAAGAACAAAATGATGTCTTTCAGATTGTATTCAAGAGCTTGCGAAACATGGATATCATCCAGGAATGTTTTAGCCTGATAAGTTATATTTTCAGGAAGCATCTCGTGACAAACTTTCTCAATCCATTGAGCTACTTCTTTCTGCTGTCCAGGATGGCTCTTGATATAGCAATGGCCTATATAGACGGATGAATTATAAGGTAGGAAAGCATATCCACTACTTCGGTTATAGACATCGGCCTGAAAAGGTGTGGATATTCCACAGATTGTGTAGTCGGTATTACCGCTATACAAATTCATACCGATTACATCTTTCTTCTGCATCTCCTGCCAGACATTGTCTACCACAATATCTTTTTCCGTTTGAGGAAGTCTTCCTTGTTCCATGAGAATATTCATGAAAGAGAAGAAATTGGCGGGTACAGCCATGACACTAATATCAATCCAGGAGTTCTCATTTCCTTTTTCGGTTGTTAATCCATTGCCCGACATCCCTTGCATGTAACCGACATCCGATAGCAAAATTTCTTTCACTCCTGCATGTTGCTTGAAGCGCTCTATCATAGTCAGTTTTTCTTCGTTCTTCATGAAGGGATAATCCAACGGAATACTTAAGATCTCCGCTTTCTCTCGTTGGCTTAATGTGTGGAACAAGGTATTGGCTGTTTTTTCTGACTGCAGATATAAAGCGACTGTCAGGGATACGAATACCCAGCAAATGAAAAACTGGATACCCAGCATGAGGTTACGCCCCCATTGTTTCCCTCTGCATTTATTGTTTCCATAAATACCTGTTTGCACGGTGATACGACGAATACGAATGGAAACAGACAAACATATAATGGCGCAGAGTATGATAAGAAGAACGATATATTGCAGAGCATGTATTAAAAGCGTTTCAGTGGTAAAGGTCATTGCAATGCCTGGTAAAGAGAAATTCATGTGATTCCCCAATAATTCTATGCCTGATAATACCAGTATGGAAGATATGGATATGACGATCAATGACTGTGTGAACAGCAAGTAGAAAAGTTGTTTCCAGTTGCATCCTATCATTTTCATGATACTGTATTCCTTGGTGCGGTTGAAGAAAGAACCGATAAGGAAATGGAAAAAGTTAATCAGTCCTACTAATAATATCAGTGTACCGATAATTCCGGTCACTAACCCCAAGTAGGAAGCGCCTTGTTTCTTTAATCTGGCTCCCATGCTACTGGCAGTGACAGTGTAAGCTTCGCCATACAAAGTATAGGTATAGTCTCTTTTTGAGAATTGCTTTTCTAAATCGGTACATGTAGTTTGTGGTGATAACAGCACGTAGGTATTTGCTCCCGTCATGTTATGCCGTTTGGGACTTTGTAGAAGTCCTTCACTGTCGTTTACGGTCAGCATATCTATGTTTTGCATAAAATCTAAGCTATTGTTCAGAGGAATATCTTTCATCACTGCTTGAATGGTATAGACGATACCTCCTGTTTTCGGAGTGCTTTCAGGAGAAGTATTTAGTCTTCTCATGAGAGTCATGTGTTTACCGATAGCACTTTCTGCATTACCGAATATTTTAATGGCCATAGATTGGCTCAGGATGACGGAGTTAAGAGATTGGCTTGCCATTTTCCAGTGTCCTGCCACCATTTCCGGAGTGAAGATTTTATTGTAGCAAGTATCTATTTCAATCGTTTCAAGTTCATAAGGCAGCGTCTTTTCCGGAGATAACTCTACATAATAAGGACGTTCACGAGGATAGGTTACGGATGAGATAGCTTCCGTTTCTCCCAAAGCCCATGTGCGCAATTCTTCGGCCAGAGGAACCGGAGAACCTGAAAAATATCTGTCTGCCTTACTGTCATAGAGGTTTAATTCTGCTATACGATCATGATTAGCAAAACAATGGTCTGTGTTTTCTACAAAGCGACTGCAATATATGCAGACACAGAAGCAGAGCAAACCTACTGCCAATCCAATGATGGAAATGACATTTTGTGTCTTGTACTTACACAAGTTTCTGAATGCTATTTTGAGATAATGGAATATCATATTATATTATATTTATTTAATAGGTTTCAAATCCTATGCCAAAGTTGTAATATATTGTATATAAAATATATACATGTAAAAGAAACATTTAGGTAGTGTGCTATACTGCACATACACAGTGCGAATACGCACCATTTATTCACTCTTTGTCACTTCTGCCGGATTCTGCCGTGCAGTTTTAATAACTTGATGTAATATGGTGAATAATACTAAGATAGTTACAATGTTCAATATGATGATAAACAGATCTATACTAATATTGACATGATAGGCATATTGTTCCAACCATATTGACATGGCATAATAAGAGCATGGGAAAGCAATGATGGCTGCAACGAATACTAGTGCAATGTATTCCTGGAAAAACATGATGATAATTTCACTGATAGTAGCTCCCATCACTTTCCTAATAGCTATTTCTTTTTGTCTTTGGGTGATGATTGAAGATGAAATCGAGTATATACCAAATAAAGAGATGAGAATACAAAGGAAACTCAAAATTGAAAATAACTTGAATATTGCAATTTCTGACTTATTCAATTCCTGGATTTTATTGTCTACGGTTTGCGGTTCAGTATTGTATTCATTGTATTCCCACTGATGTTTTTGCGCTAATTCATTGATGGCCTTTATCGCATTTCTTTCTGTTCCTGGAACAACTTGAAAATAATTAATTGATTGCATCCAATTATGTGCTTGTGATATGATGGTGGGATATACTTCCGTTTTCATTCCTTGTGAATATAAGTCTTTCACCACTCCTATGATTTCATAATCACTATAGTGCCATTCAAGATCACCTTTTCTGAATATGCCAATAGGAATCCGTATTATTTCTCCAATAGGATGTTCAATTCTCATGGCAGTAACAGCACTTTGAGTTAATATGATTTTGTTCAGGATAGGTGAATTGAATATGTTTCTAGGTGTATTACTATTGGTTACCCAGTCTTCTTCACGGAACAGTCTTCCTTCAATGAGCCTGAAGTTAAATATTTTATCTCCGCTATTTTGGAGTGCCAGCCTTGCAAAACGGCTTTTTTTATCTTCTTCTGTCTGTCCATTCCATTCTACGCGCTCTTCAAAGCTAGTTATATTTTTACAAACTATATAATCTGAAGCTGTAGTGGTAGCCTTTATCATAGGCAACTGTTTAATTTCTTCCAACATATCATTGCCATTTTGCTCACGTGGATTGATGCGCATTTCAATAATATTTTGAGTGTCGAAACCTACATCTACATTATGGATGAAGCGTAACTGCATATATAATACTCCTGTTGATGTTAAGAAAAACAGGCAGATAACCAATTGTAAAGACAGACTTATCCGTCGGAATATATGGTGTCTATGGGGACGCACTTTGTTGACTAAAGATTGTTTGGTGGACACTTGAATAAATTGTATAATGGGGACTGTGAGAATGATTCCAATACATGACAGGGATATAAATGCAATTGCAAGGTATTCCAGCCAAAGAGTGTTTTTCTGAATGGAAATTTGGAATATTTCTTCGAAGAATGGAGTGAGTACTTCTATTAAGCATCCGGATATTAAGCAAGCCATTAAACCGTGAAAAAGAGCTTCTGTCATTAATTGTTTCATAAGAATAATGTCATTGGCACCAACTGATTTGCGTAATTTCACTTCTCTTGTTCTTTGATAATAACGGTTTAAGAATAGATTCAAAAAGTTAAATAGTACACAACATAGCAGCAGGAAAGTCGCAATTGTAAATGTACTAATGAAGGAATATGAGAATGATTTTTCAGATGCAAAATCAAAATGTTTCTTGTATATAGGAGTTATTTTGATTTTCAGTTCTTCGGGAGTCATCTTATGTTTCTCTAATAGAGATTTTAGATGTTGAGTGAAATCTTTATGTTTTTGGTTTTTCCGTAGCATTACATGGATAATGGCGTTGGCAAACCTCCATTCTTGTTCATTATTTATGTCATACTTGAACTGTTTCATTATGCGATATCCTGTGTAATGGAAAGAAGAATTAGAAGGACTATCGGCCATTATACCTACGATTCGCAGTTGCTGAGGATCTGCCAAATGTATGCCACGACTTCCTTGTTGCCTCAGGATGGAACCTAATGCTTCTTGGGGAGTTTTCCAAAATTGTCGTGCCAATGTTTCGCTTATAATAAGTTCATTTTCAAGCCTGGGTAAAGTACCATAAAGTATCTTTTGAGGGAAAATATTCATAAAAGACTTGTCTACCAATAGAAAAGCAGGAGATTTAATAATTTTGTCGTTTACTGAGTAATCTATTCCAGAATCTTCAAACGAGCAGGTTATGTCTTCTACTTCCGGACAATACTCTCGGATAAATGTTGACATAACGGGAGAAAGATATATTGAATGGGATGTCTCTGCTTGATTACAGACCAAGAAAGTGCGATTTGAAGCTGGATAAAAGTTATCATACGAAGTTTCGTAGTGCAACCAATAGAAACTAAAAATAAAGAATGCAATTCCCACTGCTAGTCCCATAATGCTTATTATGGATTGAAGTTTATATTTTACTAGATTACGGAAGGTTATTTTTAAATAATGTTGTATCATAAGTTTTACATATTATAGTTTATATATTATACTCTGATTTATTCACTCTTTATCACTTCCGCCGGATTCTGCCGTGCCGCCTGCCACACTCGCCAGCCGATACATGCAAAGATAATTATGGCTATGCCACCGGCTATGACTAAATATATCCAGGCTTTAATTGTGGTCTGTTCTATATAGTTTTCAAGCCAACGTTTCATCAGGACATACCCTATTGGGAATGCGATGACAGCCGCAATAATGAGCAGAAGTATGTATTCCTTTATAAACATAATTAGAATATTCCGGATTGTGGCTCCATTCACCTTACGAACGGCTATCTCTTTGCGTCTTTGCTCGCAACTCAAAGTAATCAGAGAAAAGATACCGAAAGCAGCAATAAGTACACAAACCATGGCAACAAAGCTCAATAACTTTATCAGTGCATCTTCGGACTTAAGATATCCGGCATATTCTTCTGCTGTGTTGTATAATCTATATCTCACTTCCGGATACTCCCGACTGAATATGCTGTCTATCCGGTTTCTCAGTTCTTTCCATTTACCATCATGAAACTTAATTAAGATTTGTCCTTTTCCTAAAGAAAATCCTATATCCTTAAGAATATCCACTGCAACCAAAGTATAGGGTTGCACCGGTTCTGTCGGTGCCGTGATGTGGAAGTCTTTAATTATACCTACAATGGTCCATGTTCTGCCCTTCTGATAAAGTTTCTTTCCAATCGGGTCGCTCATTCCAAGTGCTTTTACGGCCGATTCATTAATCATTATGCTATTCGTTTCTGTCGGCTTCACTATCTCCCCTTCCAGCAATTTCAGATTGTAGAAGGACACTGTCTTTTCACAATTCCACAGACATAGCATATCTATACTCTTCGCCGCATCTTCTTTTCCGTCCCAATTATCGAAAGTCTGTGAAAAGCCTGATGATTTAGGCAATAGGCAACAATGTCCGGTCACCACCTCCCTTGTACATGAGAATTGCCTGATCTTATCAGCAATGGCTTCAAAATCATTGTCCGGATATAAAAGATTGATAGAAGCTATATTCTTTCTTTCCCATCCTAAATCTACATTCGTAAGAAAATAGATTTGCTTCATCATCACTATTATGCAGAACGTGACAAGAATCCCTATCGCCAATTGGAATGCAATACTTATTTTACGGAGTGCGTACTTGTTTCCGCTATTTCGTATGCGCGACCGTCTGATGGCGAATGGCACTAACAGAAATAAAGACAGTAAAAGAATCCCTACAAAATAGAGAAGAGATTCTCCATAAATATTTCCGGATACCCCGGACATTTTCTTAAAGGCGGGTAAAGCCGTTTCAACCAAAGCCATCCCCAATACGCCGGATAAAAATATGATGTATAGGTACTCCACAGAAAGTAGAATAAATAGCCCCCCGATGGAGGAACCGCATACTTTACGCAGTTCTATTTCACGGCTACGTATCTTCATGCGAGTGATGAACAGAGAGAGATAATTGAACAGGGAACAAAGAATCACTAAACCTCCGGCCACAGAGAATAGTATCAAATAGTAGAATTGGAAAGATGGGTTCCTGTTAACTGATGAATAATGATACTCGTCGAGTGGTATTAGCCGGATACCCTCGAACACTCTGCGGGGATCTCTCGGATCGGCTTTTGTTTTATTTGCAGCAAGTTTCTTCTGAAAGGCTATCGGATCAGTCCCTTTACGTAACTTGATAATGATTTCGAAACTTCCATTATTCCAATCATTCTGCCAGCTGCGAAAGTATTCTCCCTGTCCCCAGTAACCGAATGACAGATTACTGTGATTGAGGCTTGAGAGAATGGCACAAATCGTCAGTGTATCGTCATTATAGTTTTTAACTTCTTTGCCCAGTACATTCGTTGAACCGAACAATTGCATAGCTACATCTTCAGTCAAGGCTATCTTGTCATTGGAATACATAAAGTCCATACTTCCTGATAGAATGGATATATTGAACATTTTCATGAAGCAGGAGTCTGCCTGTAGATCATTAGTTTCCACTGTCCGACCATTTGCTTTAAGATCTACTTTTTGTCCCCATCTGGTATAGGCGCATGCAGCTTCCACCTCAGGGAAATCGTTTTTCAGAACAGTCGATGCTGGGTATGGCATAGAAGTGGAATATCCGTTTACTCCAAATACACTTTCTTTGCAAAGAATATACATTCGGTCGGCTCCTTCGTGGTAAGCGTCATACGTCATCTCATAATGTATCCACAGGTTGGCAAGGGCGAAACAAGTGAAGCCTACTGCCAGACCAAAGATGCCGATAACACTTTGTGTCTTGTATTTCAGTACATTACGAAATGCTATCTTAAAGTAATGTTGTATCATAGTTTATATTTACTTATCTGTTGTTGATTCTTGATGACTTTTATAGGATTCTTAATACTTAATTTTCAAATCTTATGCCAAAGATATAACTGATTGTATATTAGGTATATATTAATTTCTTAAATATAAATTCGGTGTGCTATACTGCACAAAAATAGTGCATATTCGCACATTGTCTACATTGAACTCTCAATTATTGGAAAGGTTTTCAAAGAAGAGAGAATATATTGGGGATATAAATACTAAAGGAATATAGTATTAAATGTAAAGTTATTTGTTTATAAGTTATAGAAAACGTCTTTCACTTTTCTCTCAAAATTGTATATTGAATAATTTCGTAACGAGAAGTATCTTTTTATTATTTATTATTGTATATCAATATGTTATATCTTCTAAAAGGGAAAAATAGGGGTCAAAATAGGGTCAGGGTCACCTATAACCCCGAATCCCCACAACAGATGAAGAAGCATTTTAAGGGGATGTAAAGAAAAATGTGACTCTTAGTACTAATGCATTGAAATTAGTCCCGTCTACACTGGGTAATCTGCCGATGCATCTTTCTTCTTCCCTCCTTAAAAAAGAATGTTTCGTAGCATGTTCTCTTTTTTGTGTCTTAAATATTTGCATTAAGCAGGAAAGAAGACACAGACTAAAAAGAGGTAGTCAAAGAGACGGATCATATTAACTTCTTGTTTATAGTATTTACTTAATCCGGGATTGTTCGTATTGTGCAAAATGCTGTCATATTAAATCTATGTAGAAACACTTTTTTATTGGACAAGAATAATTGACAATCTTTTGATATACAGCAGTTTATGTGTTTTTGCTTGAAAAAACAACTATCAGGTGGGGTTATAAGTGACCCTGACCCTATTTTGACCCCTAAAATAGCTTCCAAAAATTTTTGCAAAGCTGTGTTTTTGTTTCTTTAATTTATCGACATATATCTTGATTATCATTTATCGTCTACTGAAAAAACATAGATACATCTTGTGAAAAGTATAAATGTAGGCGATAACAAGCAATGTGATTATGCAAAATAAGCAATCTTGTATTGCAGAACATTGCTTATTTTGCATAATCACATTACTTGCCAAGTTATAGGTCCATGCGTTTTATGTTTATGCTCCGTTTATTCACTCTTTATCACTTCTGCTGGATTTTGTCGTGCAGCTTGCCATACACGCCAGCCTATACTGAGAGTAATCACTATCATAATGCCCATAAATATAAGGATGAACGGCCACACTCCTATATTCACCTGACGATTGTAAGTTTCAATCCACTGTCTCATGATAATATAGCCGACCGGGAAAGCTATCAGTGAAGATATGATCAGAAGCAAAGTATATTCCCTAAAGAAAATACTCAGAATATTGCCAATTGTAGCTCCGTTCACTTTACGGACAGCTATTTCCTTCCGTCGCAGTTCGCAAGTCAATGTGACCAGGGAATAGATACCGAACACGGCTATCAGAATACAAACCAATGAAGAGAAACTCAAAAGGCCGGATAATGCGTCCTCTGATTTCAGGTATTTGTTGTATCGTTCTTCTTCACTATCCAAAAAAAGTTTGCGGTCGGGAAGTTCCGCCAGTTGCATCTCCTCAATACGGCGACGGCATTCTTCCCAGGTTCCCGGTTTATATTTGAAAAGTACGAAACAACGCGGCCACATATATTCCAATTTGTTTGTATTGACAAATATAGCATTAGGTACATCGTTTGTAGGTGCTCTGTAAGCACAATCTTTCACTACCCCTACTATGGTCATAGATTGGGTATTTTCTTCATTATAATAGATGCGTTTTCCAATAGCTTCTTCCGGTGTCCAGCCCATAGTACGGGCTGCTGTTGCAGTGATGTTCACTTCGTTGAGTTTTGATTTATCCGAGATCCATTCTCCTGCCAATAGCTTCATATTGTAGAATTTGAAGAAATCTTCTCCTGCCAAAAACTGGTCTATACTGATAGGATTATCTGCTGTTCCGTTCAGGCCATCCCATGAAGTTACCTCAAAAAGAGAATAAGCTCCCATACTGATTAGAGGCCAATAGACAGGTTTCACTATTTCTGTAACCATAGGCAGTTCCTTTACTTTTTCGACCCAAACATTCATATCCACATTCATCCAAATACTTAAAGATGCACGATTTTGATAATCAATACCTGTATTTACATTACGTAAATGATAGAGCTGCATTTGCATAATAGTTGTACAGAATATGAAAACGATGCAGACAATCAGTTGTAAAACAACGCTCCCCCTTCGAAAAAGACGTCCTATGGCGCTTGTGTGATGGAGCGTGTGTTGCAATGAACGGCGACGGAATATGTAGACAGAGAGCAGGGCAATGATATATGCCAATATAGACATGCCTGCTATGTATAATATGCAATAACCATAGATGGACATATCTGTATCAGCTATTCCGGAATAGTGTATAAACCAAGATTTGAGCAACTCAATGAAGCCCATTCCCAAAATGGACGCCAGCAAGATAGTAAACAGAAAATCCATGCAAAGCAACGCCAACAACGAATGTTCGGAAGCTCCGTTTACTTTACGCAGTGCCATCTCACGCTTACGTGAACGGAAACAATCGCTATAAATAGTCAGATAATTCACCAATGCGCAAAAGATGATAAGTACTCCCGTTATTGAGAAGTAGACAATGTAACGAAATTGTACGATTGTTTCGTCACCACGGACAAATTCATCCGCGTATCGTAATTGGGTAATAGGTTCCAGGTAGAAGCGTGTAAATCCGGTTTTACAGTTATATTTATCTTTCTTCATCTCTTCCGGAAAGTTACGGTTCATTTTTTTTATGAGTGCGTTGATATCTGTCCCGTGTTTCACTTTTATCAACATCCTATATCGACCGTTTCCCCATGAAGTGTCGTCACTGCTCATCCATCCCATAACAGAATATTTGAAATTAGAATGTTTCCCCCAGTCGTCTATGACGGCACTTATACGATATCCTTTCATGTTGTTGCCAGAAATCAATTCTTTCCCAATCACATCTGTAGTACCAAATAAATCGCGAGCCATCTCTTCTGTAATGGCAACTTCTTTCTCATTGGATGATGATGATAAGAAATTATTGTTGCCTTCTAAAATTTTTACATCCATCATCCGCATAAAAGTAGAGTCAGGCGCTATATATGGATATTCCGTCAACTGTTTGTTCTGCATCGTGAAAAAAGATTGCTGTTCGAATGCACACCAATCTTCTATTTCTGAATAAGAATTTTTTAAATACCCACCTAAAGCGTAGGGTACAAAGTTGTGATAATGTGTTCCGAAATGATTTTCATCCGTCCGTATCAGATAGATGCGATCCGCATCCCTGTGAAAACTATCATATGTCATCTCATATTGTATCCAGAATGTGGACAAGGCAAAGCATGCCAGACCTATTGCCAGACCGACAATACTGATTATACTTTGTGTTTTATGTTTCAGTATATTCCGAAAGACTATTTTAAGATAATGCTGTATCATGGTTTCTTTATTTTCTTTATTCTTCTTTCTCTTACTCGTATTTAATCACTTCTGCCGGATTTACATTGGCTGCTTTATAAATCTGCCAGATAATAGTCAACAATGATATCAAGGCTGTTGCGCCTATGCCTATAATAAATAAATCGGGAGTGATGGGTGCCTTATGGGCAAAGTCTTCTAAATAGAGTATTATCGCTCCGGAAGACAATGGAATAGCTATCAGTGATGCTATCCCCAATACTGAGAGATATTTTTTGATGAGTAAAGGATATATGTTCTTCCCTTGTGCTCCATTTACTTTACGCAGGCCTATTTCCCGATAACGCTGACGGATATCAAATAATGAAATGGCCAATAGTCCCAAGGATGATATAAGAATGGCAACTTTGGCAAACAATGAATAGATATCCACCACCCGCCGATCTTCATTGTACATGGAAGCTATCTCATCTTCTATCAGTTTATATTCGAAGTCAGTGCTTCCCGTAGCTTCTTCATATAATTTACGCAAGAAGTCGATAGCTTCTGCCCTCCGTTCGTGCGGATACGAAGCAGTAACAGTAATAAGCTCATATTTTTCATCAAAATATTCGATAATCATGGGAGCGGCGGACTGTGATAAATGCTTGACGTTGAAGTCTTTTATAACTCCTACGATTTCAACAGGAGGATTATACTCGGATGGAACATTACTGGAAGCCCAACTTTTGTCTTCACCCTGAAGTTTGTCACGCGTAATATCCTTGATGCCAAATACTTTTTTGGCAGATTCGTTGATGATACATTTAAAACTGTTTTTGGTAAACATTTCATCTATTGAATCATTCCATAACCTGCCTTCTAGTAGTTGGAATTCGAATAATTCCATAGAGCGTGGAGACATTCTGGCTCTTAGTACCGGTTTGAAACCATTCTCTGCCCGGTTAAGAGCGTAACGTGACGGCTTGAACTGGTGAAGCGGCATTGGTATCCTGCTCCAATGAGTAAATAATGTACTTTCACTCATTCGTTTGTTTACTAACTCTTTATTAGCCTGCTGTATTTTCCCTTCTTTCAAAAGATCTTCTTTCTCTTTCTCATGAAATGAACTCCCTCCTTTGAAAACATACATCTTGCATTCTATCACATCATGAGTACGGAAACCGAGGTCGGAATGAAGCATGTATTCAAGTTGCCGTACAAAGAAAAGCGACATGACAATCATATAGATAGTGATGACATATTGAAAGCCAAGAAAAAGCATGCGTGAACGGACAGAGAAATGCGTGGAAGAAAGTTCGCGCATGGAAGAAACCGGAGTGTTATGAGTAAATTTTATAAATGGATAAAATGTGGTTAGCAATGGAAGCACAAATAAAATAAGAAGAGATATATTCAGGTCAAACTTTAAATTTGAGTTCGTAGGAATATACATCTCATTGTAGAACAAATGTCTGGTAATTTCAATAATCAACCAACAAATAAACAGTGCAGCTCCTGAGAGTAGCATATTCTCAATGTATATCTGAAGAAAGATTTCTTTTCTACCTGCTCCATATACTTTCTTTATACCAAACTCCCTGGCGCGTTTGGACATGATGACTGTATAAATATTGGTAAAGTTTAGGATGCCTATAATACCTACCAGAAAGGCAACAATCCATAATACACGAATATAATCTTTATTTCCGTGTTGGGATAATGCTGACTTTTCATGAGAGGTCGTATAATAATAATCTGTCAATGGTAAATACTGGTAGTGCATGGTCTGGAATGTACTCCATTCGTCTCGTGGCTGTTCTTTATTG
The nucleotide sequence above comes from Bacteroides intestinalis DSM 17393. Encoded proteins:
- a CDS encoding ABC transporter permease, with the protein product MILHYLKISLRNLLKYKTHSLISAICLAVGIVCYALVCFFVQQQEKLADLPNCERRLRIEVSQSESPFFRSHEVKRMEEQTVNGLECVTIHSYGNSTEIEVIDDEQRNLPFLIRYKGINANYFAYNGRKLLYGNRLPEAPDEVVLSQQFVRKAYGNRNPIGSVIHLSNPKIISENPIQDFRVVNVVKDNDLRIREADCYFSYEILSNEALSVEGYLSPETDIETLNKNLQSVAWQRDEHTVHPCAYFTMRQDKAWEKAKLAILFVASLILISGLINFLKFIIQMFYNRQREVALRKCMGSEIKGLFLLLFAEVFWMMSIAFLLSLMLTEVAINIAETYIPMHDLPKFSLAAIYSVQFRIYVALLPICMLVIWFPIRRLRQVSIISQINNNRSRHIFRSVMMWFQLSISIFFVSGTLGVHLVLDEIWGHAYSPLTSQEEDDIIALNINSQRMWQHLNPILTDIQALPECVGMLPMMDHMKNGFFFMRTYKKADQSEARIFYTEGSPSYFKFLNIPMQGKEVDEDAEGCIYVSESFKQQLDKDSVQGMVELNGQSYRIIGTFKALYKESQKEGVIGSVFFPGNSFGNFYFKLAPGTSSDKGVRRITDICRKYVPDTLPLEIRTLADNKQTTQGSIYITQVAMTVLAVISVLLVVLSIYSAISMDTVSRQKEIAIRKINGATPWIIAGIFGKAYLVIFLLAFAIAYPLIRIMLLSIDDTPVQCIQGWGWGISIFFSIALLIFLTTAYKIYRIMHINPAEIIKNE
- a CDS encoding ABC transporter permease codes for the protein MIFHYLKIAFRNLCKYKTQNVISIIGLAVGLLCFCVCIYCSRFVENTDHCFANHDRIAELNLYDSKADRYFSGSPVPLAEELRTWALGETEAISSVTYPRERPYYVELSPEKTLPYELETIEIDTCYNKIFTPEMVAGHWKMASQSLNSVILSQSMAIKIFGNAESAIGKHMTLMRRLNTSPESTPKTGGIVYTIQAVMKDIPLNNSLDFMQNIDMLTVNDSEGLLQSPKRHNMTGANTYVLLSPQTTCTDLEKQFSKRDYTYTLYGEAYTVTASSMGARLKKQGASYLGLVTGIIGTLILLVGLINFFHFLIGSFFNRTKEYSIMKMIGCNWKQLFYLLFTQSLIVISISSILVLSGIELLGNHMNFSLPGIAMTFTTETLLIHALQYIVLLIILCAIICLSVSIRIRRITVQTGIYGNNKCRGKQWGRNLMLGIQFFICWVFVSLTVALYLQSEKTANTLFHTLSQREKAEILSIPLDYPFMKNEEKLTMIERFKQHAGVKEILLSDVGYMQGMSGNGLTTEKGNENSWIDISVMAVPANFFSFMNILMEQGRLPQTEKDIVVDNVWQEMQKKDVIGMNLYSGNTDYTICGISTPFQADVYNRSSGYAFLPYNSSVYIGHCYIKSHPGQQKEVAQWIEKVCHEMLPENITYQAKTFLDDIHVSQALEYNLKDIILFFAVISIIITLLGVYSSITLDTERRQKEVAIRKVNGADVPQIILLFAHLYIILLLCSAIIAFPLVYVVLMLWKQMYTVFFDCGLLFWLCIFLIVTFITGFTILFRILRIARSNPAEIIKNE